One stretch of Nicotiana tabacum cultivar K326 chromosome 18, ASM71507v2, whole genome shotgun sequence DNA includes these proteins:
- the LOC107803024 gene encoding G-type lectin S-receptor-like serine/threonine-protein kinase At1g11330 precursor (The RefSeq protein has 1 substitution compared to this genomic sequence) produces the protein MSSKNLFSFLFLLVLPFSSSSDATAWIKSGFWYAGSEFPVPEIPSTMFTHIHFAFAYINASSFELYVSHSDEPYISTFSNTVKQKNPSVITLLSIWGGRDESPNFFAMTSQFSRRKSFITTSIKTARQYGFQGLDLIGVNPNTDANMTNMRSFIEEWRTAINSESKSSGTRTLILTMGAYYSPMLDSMSYPIDTIIRNFDWVHLKAYAALYDPTSKLNTDYGIKEWIKRGLPANKIVLGLAYHGYAWTLVNPKHNTVRTPARGLAITQDGSISYRYIKQYMKSYGVTPVYNSTFVVNYVTIGSFWIGYDDVEAIRTKVSYAKDKGLLGFAAFQIPSDDVNWELSKTAQDEEEEDQSGSNRRLLAILLPTLTLTILLLSTIVFILKKKTLRSEGIRELNERAIGHNLKVFKFDKIKAATDNFSIKNKLGEGGFGPVYKGRLSDGQEIAIKRLSAYSKQGVEEFQNEVTLASKLQHVNVLQLQGCCTEREEKILIYEYMPNKSLDFYLYDPVQSLQLDWETRVRIIEGVTQGLLYLQEYSAFTVIHRDLKASNILLDDEMKPKISDFGIAKLFQKDEKEANTGRIVGTYGCVPPEYVKRGLYSRKYDVYSFGVLLLQILGEKKNSSEYGIKNDLNLLEYAYELWEKGNGVDFLDLSLQDDSRIGKQLRYMQAALLCVQEKWEDRPSMLEVYSMLKNETEVLPNPKVPAFSKNKDNDTQETLVTPDLTCSDNSLTISQLIAR, from the exons ATGTCTTCCAAAAACCTCTTCTCCTTCCTCTTTCTACTTGTTCTTCCGTTTTCGAGTTCTTCTGATGCAACAGCTTGGATAAAATCTGGGTTCTGGTATGCTGGCAGTGAGTTTCCAGTTCCTGAAATTCCTTCTACTATGTTCACACACATTCACTTTGCCTTTGCATATATTAACGCTTCAAGTTTTGAGCTTTACGTATCTCACTCAGATGAACCGTATATCTCTACCTTCTCAAACACTGTGAAGCAAAAGAATCCCTCAGTTATCACACTTCTATCCATCTGGGGAGGAAGAGATGAGTCCCCTAACTTTTTCGCGATGACTAGCCAGTTTTCTCGTAGGAAATCTTTCATCACAACGTCAATAAAAACTGCTCGACAATATGGATTTCAAGGGCtggatcttattggtgtcaaccCGAACACAGATGCAAACATGACTAATATGAGATCATTCATTGAAGAGTGGCGGACAGCGATTAATTCTGAGTCCAAGAGTTCTGGTACAAGAACACTGATCTTGACTATGGGAGCATACTACTCACCTATGCTAGATTCTATGTCCTACCCAATAGATACAATTATCAGAAACTTTGATTGGGTTCATCTCAAAGCAT ATGCAGCTTTATATGACCCTACTAGCAAACTAAATACAGACTATGGTATAAAGGAATGGATCAAGAGAGGATTACCAGCCAATAAAATAGTTCTAGGTTTGGCATACCATGGTTATGCATGGACACTTGTGAATCCAAAACATAACACGGTACGCACACCTGCAAGAGGTTTGGCAATAACACAAGACGGATCAATTAGCTACAGATACATCAAGCAGTATATGAAAAGTTATGGAGTCACACCAGTCTATAATTCCACATTTGTTGTGAACTATGTCACCATTGGATCATTTTGGATTGGTTATGATGATGTCGAGGCTATTAGAACTAAAGTTTCTTATGCGAAGGATAAGGGGCTTCTTGGTTTTGCTGCATTCCAAATACCAAGTGATGATGTCAATTGGGAGCTGTCAAAAACAG CTcaggacgaagaagaagaagatcaaagCGGCAGCAACCGAAGGTTACTGGCAATTCTTCTGCCAACGCTCACCCTCACCATTCTCCTACTAAGTACAATAGTGTTTAtcttgaaaaagaaaaccttAAGATCTGAAG GGATCAGGGAATTGAATGAAAGAGCTATAGGTCATAACCTAAAAGTTTTCAAATTTGACAAAATAAAAGCAGCTACAGACAATTTCTCCATTAAAAACAAGCTGGGAGAAGGAGGATTTGGACCTGTTTATAAG GGAAGGTTAAGTGATGGGCAAGAAATTGCAATAAAACGGCTTTCAGCATACTCTAAGCAAGGAGTAGAAGAGTTCCAGAATGAGGTCACACTTGCTTCAAAGTTACAGCATGTCAATGTTCTACAACTTCAGGGATGTTGCACTGAAAGAGAAGAGAAGATACTGATTTATGAGTACATGCCAAATAAAAGTTTGGATTTCTACCTTTACG ATCCAGTACAGAGCCTGCAGTTAGATTGGGAGACGCGGGTTCGTATTATAGAAGGAGTTACTCAAGGACTTCTATACCTACAAGAGTACTCAGCATTCACAGTCATTCACAGAGACTTGAAAGCTAGCAACATTTTACTGGACGATGAGATGAAACCGAAAATCTCAGATTTTGGTATAGCTAAACTTTTCCAGAAAGATGAAAAGGAAGCAAACACCGGAAGGATTGTCGGGACCTA TGGTTGTGTTCCTCCAGAGTACGTTAAGCGAGGTCTATACTCCAGGAAATATGACGTTTACAGTTTTGGAGTTTTATTGTTGCAAATCCTTGGCGGAAAGAAGAATTCAAGTGAATATGGAATCAAGAACGATCTGAATCTTCTAGAATAT GCATATGAACTTTGGGAAAAAGGCAATGGAGTGGATTTTCTTGATCTGTCACTGCAAGATGATTCTCGAATAGGCAAGCAACTGAGATACATGCAAGCTGCACTATTGTGTGTCCAAGAAAAATGGGAAGACCGACCATCGATGTTGGAGGTGTACTCCATGCTCAAAAATGAAACTGAGGTCTTGCCCAATCCTAAAGTTCCTGCCTTTTCCAAGAATAAAGACAATGACACACAAGAGACTTTAGTCACACCTGACCTTACTTGTTCGGATAATAGTCTCACTATATCCCAACTTATAGCCCGTTAA